The DNA sequence AGTTCCGACAGCGCAAACGGCTTGACCAGATAATCGTCGGCCCCGGACTTGAAGCCTTGCAAGCGGTCATCGAGCTGATCGCGGGCGGTGAGCATGATCACCGGCGTATCGCGACGGGCGTCTTCGCGCAGGCGCTTGCACAGGGTATAGCCGTCGATGCCCGGCAGCATGATGTCGAGCACGATCAGGTCGTAATGCTCGGTGGCGGCCAGATGCAGGCCCGACAGACCGTCCTGGGCGCAATCGACGGTGTAGCCTTTAAGCCCCAGGTAATCGGCCAGATTGGCCAGGATATCGCGGTTGTCTTCGACCAATAGAATTCGCATGGGCACCTCCTCCGTACACGGTAGCGGCCGTCTTGGCCCGCGCAGCTTACGACCATCGCCGACTCAGGGCTAGGGCGGCAAGCCTCACAAATCGAGTCTTTCAACCAAATTCATTCCTTAACAAGTTTTTCACTATCGGTTCACGACCTGACTACAGTGACAAGGCGAGACTCTCGCGCCATTAGATATAAGGAATGTAGACAATGGACTTTTTCAAGACGGCGCCTGTGCGCTTTCTGCTACTGGTCACCGGCGCCTGGCTGGTGGTGTTTCTCCTGACCCGAACCGTGCTGTTGCTGACTCATCTGGATGAGGCTGGCGGCGTAGCGCTTTCCATGTTTGGCATCGGCTTGCTGTATGACCTGGGCTTTCTCGCCTATGCCGCGTTGCCGTTGGGCCTGTACCTGCTGTTGTGTCCGCCGGCCCTGTGGCGCCGACGCGGTCATCGCTGGTTCCTTCAGGGGCTGCTGACGGTCAGTCTGTTCGCCATGCTGTTCACCTCCGTGGCCGAATGGCTGTTCTGGGACGAGTTCGGCGTGCGCTTCAACTTCATCGCCGTCGACTATCTGGTGTATTCCGATGAAGTCCTGAACAACGTGCTGGAGTCGTACCCGATCGGCACCTTGCTGAGCATTCTTGCGTTGCTCGCCGTCGCGCTGAGTTTCGCGTTGCGCAAACCTTTCAACGCGGCGCTCGACGCCCCGCTGCCACCACTGCGCGGTCGCCTGCTCAATGCGTTCGGTCTGTTGGTCGTCGCGGGTCTGAGCCTGCAACTGCTCAGCCAGGACGCGCCGCGCGCTCAGGGCGGCAATGCCTATCAGAATGAACTGGCGAGCAATGGCCCGTATCAGTTCTTCGCCGCGTTCCGTAACAACGAGCTGGACTATGGCCAGTTCTACAGCAGTCTGTCGCCGGAAAAAGTCGCCAGCCAGATCCGTGCTGAACTGAGCGAGCCCAACGCGCGCTTCATCGGCCAGGACCCACAGGACATCCGCCGGGTGATCGACAACCCGGGCACTGTGCGTAAGCCGAACATCGTGCTGGTTACCATCGAAAGCCTCAGTGCCAAGTACCTGGGCAGCAATGGCGATGAGCGCAACCTGACACCGAATCTGGATGCCTTGCGCAAGCAGAGTCTGTACTTCAACAACTTCTACGCCACCGGCACCCGCACCGATCGGGGCCTGGAAGCCATCACCCTGGCCATTCCGCCGACACCGGGCCGTTCGATCGTCAAGCGCATCGGCCGCGAAAGCGGCTTCGCCAGCCTCGGGCAGCAACTGAGTGCCGTCGGCTACGACAGCGTGTTCGTCTACGGCGGACGCGGTTACTTCGACAACATGAACGCGTTCTTCAGCGGCAACGGCTACCGTGTCGTCGATCAGAGCAGCGTCGATGAATCGGAGATTCACTTCAAGAATGCCTGGGGCATGGCCGACGAGGATCTGTACAAACAGACGCTGAAACTGGCCGATGCTGATTACGCCAGACAGCAGCCATTTCTGTTGCAGCTGATGACCACCTCCAACCACCGCCCTTACACCTATCCGGACAACCGGATCGACATCAAGTCCGGCAACGGTCGCGATGGCGCGGTGAAATACACCGACTATGCCATCGGCCAGTTCCTGGAGCAGGCACGGCAGAAACCGTGGTTCGACAACACGATCTTCATCTTCGTCGCCGACCACACCGCCGGCAGCGCGGGCAAGGAAGACTTGCCGATCAGCAACTACCAGATCCCGCTGTTCATCTATGCACCGAAGCTGATCGAGCCACGGGAAAACGCTCAACTGGCCAGCCAGATCGACCTCGCGCCGACCCTGCTGGGTTTGCTGAACCTCGATTACCAATCGACGTTCTTCGGTCGCAACCTGTTGCAGGACAACCCGCTGCCACCCCGGGTCGTGGTCGGCAACTATCAGCACCTGGGACTGTTCGACGGCAAGGATCTGGCGATCCTCAGTCCGCGTCAGGGCCTGCGCCGGCATGACGATGCGCTGACCGAAAGTCGCGAGTCCAAAGCCGGCAGCGACGACCCGCTGATCAGCCGCGCCATCACGTATTACCAAACCGCCAGTTATGGCTTCAAGCAACAGCTGCTTGGCTGGAAAGCGCCCAAGGAGGGTGCCGAGCAAGTCAGCGAACGTTAATCGAAGCGCCCCGGGCTGATGCCCCGGGGCGTTTCCCGCTCTGGATATGTCATGTCATCAAGCGTTGTACGCCCTGCCCCTCGCCCGCTGAATGTCTGGTTGTGCCTGGGCATTCCAGCCGTGGCGGCCGTCATTCTGGTTCTGTTGGAGCTGACCGATCTGGACATGGATCTGGCCCGGCTCTTCTATGACCCGGCTGCCGGCGACTTCATCGGCCGCCACAGTTACTTCCTGGAAAACATCCTCCACGACCGCGCCAAACAAGTAGTGATCGCCTTTTCGGTGTTTGCCATCCTCGGGTTCATCGGTGCGTTTTTCATCGACCGGCTCAAACCGTTCAAGCGTGAGCTGGGTTGCCTGGTGTTGTCGCTGGGTCTGGCCACTTCTTTCGTCACGCCGGTGAAAGCCGTGACGGCAGTGCAATGCCCCTGGAGCCTGGAACAGTTCGGCGGCCACGAAACCTACAGCAAACTGCTGGATCATCGCCCGCCGACCGACAAGCCTGGCCGTTGCTGGCCGGGTGGTCATGCGGCCACCGGTTTTACCTTGTTTGCGCTGTTCTTCGTGCTGCGTGACCGTCGCCCACGGCTGGCCCGTCAGGCGTTCATCTTTGCCTTCGCGCTGGGTTCGGTGTTCTCGATCAGCCGAATGATGCAGGGCGCGCACTTCTTCTCACACAACGTGTGGACGGCGATCTTTTGCTGGCTGATCTGTCTGGGGTCGTATTACTTCGTGTTGTATCGACCGGCATTGAAAAGCCAGGCCATTGTGAAAGCACAGCCTATCGGTGTCTGAACTGACGCTGGATTGAACGCAATAAAAAACCCCGCTGGCTTGCGCCGGCGGGGTTTTTCGTTACAGGGGTAAGGCTGGCTTACATCATGCCGCCCATGCCCCCCATGCCGCCCATGTCTGGCATACCGCCGCCAGCTGCACCTTCTTTCTTCGGTGCGTCAGCAACGGCAGCTTCGGTGGTCAGGATCAGACCGCCGATCGACGATGCAGCTTGCAGAGCGGAACGAGTTACCTTGGTTGGGTCCAGGATGCCCATTTCGATCATGTCGCCGTACTCGCCAGTCGCAGCGTTGTAACCGAAGTTACCTTTGCCGTTCTTGACTTCGTTGACCACAACGCTTGGCTCGTCGCCGCTGTTGGCAGCGATCTGACGCAGCGGAGCTTCAACAGCGCGACGCAGAACAGCGATACCTACGTCCTGGTCAGCGTTATCGCCTTTCAGGTTGACGATAGCGTTCAGAGCGCGGATCAGCGCAACGCCGCCGCCAGGTACCACGCCTTCTTCAACGGCTGCACGGGTAGCGTGCAGGGCGTCTTCAACGCGGGCTTTCTTCTCTTTCATTTCAACTTCGGAACCGGCGCCAACCTTGATCACTGCAACGCCGCCAGACAGCTTGGCCAGACGCTCTTGCAGTTTTTCACGGTCGTAGTCCGAGGAAGTTTCGGCAACCTGAGCACGGATCTGAGCGATACGCGCCTGGATGTCGCCTTCAACGCCAGCACCGTCAACGATGATGGTGTTTTCCTTGGACAGGGTCACGCGCTTGGCGCTACCCAGGTGTTCCAGGGTGGTGCTTTCCAGGCTCAGGCCGATCTCTTCGGAGATAACGGTACCGCCGGTCAGTACGGCGATGTCCTGCAGCATGGCCTTGCGACGGTCGCCGAAGCCTGGAGCCTTGACGGCTGCGACTTTAACGATGCCACGCATGTTGTTCACAACCAGAGTCGCCAGGGCTTCGCCTTCAACGTCTTCGGCAACGATCAGCAGTGGACGGCCGGCTTTGGCAACGGCTTCCAGTACTGGCAGCATTTCGCGGATGTTCGAGATTTTCTTGTCGACCAGCAGGATCAGCGCGCCTTCCAGCTCGGCAACCATGGTCTCTGGCTTGTTGACGAAGTACGGGGACAGGTAGCCACGGTCGAACTGCATGCCTTCTACAACCGACAGTTCGTTTTCCAGGCCCGAGCCTTCTTCAACGGTGATCACGCCTTCTTTACCGACTTTTTCCATGGCTTCGGCAATGATGTCACCGATGGAGTTGTCGGAGTTGGCGGAGATGGTGCCAACCTGAGCGATCGCTTTAGTGTCGGTGCATGGCGCGGACAGTTTTTTCAGCTCGGCAACAACAGCGATGGTCGCTTTGTCGATACCGCGCTTCAGGTCCATCGGGTTCATGCCGGCAGCGACGGCTTTCAGGCCTTCGTTGACGATCGACTGAGCCAGAACGGTAGCGGTGGTAGTACCGTCACCAGCGTCATCGTTGGCACGGGAGGCAACGTCTTTGACCAGCTGCGCGCCCATGTTTTCGAAACGGTCTTCGAGTTCGATTTCCTTGGCGACGGAAACGCCGTCCTTGGTGATGGTCGGAGCGCCGAAGCTCTTCTCGAGAATCACGTTACGGCCTTTCGGGCCCAGGGTCGCTTTTACCGCGTCAGCCAGGACGTTTACGCCAACCAGCATTTTCTTGCGGGCGGAATCGCCGAATTTAACTTCTTTAGCAGCCATGATCGATATTCCTTAAATACTTTGTAGTAGCGGGAAAATGAGCGGGAAATCAGCCTTCCAGTACAGCGAGAATCTCGTTCTCAGCCATTACCAGCAGGTCTTCGCCGTCGACTTTCACAGTGTTGCTGCCGGAGTAAGGACCGAACACAACCTTGTCGCCGACTTTAACGGCCAGCGCACGCACTTCACCGTTTTCCAGAGTCTTGCCTGGGCCTGCAGCGACGATCACACCGTGGTTGGCTTTTTCAGCAGCCGAACCTGGCAGGACGATACCGCCAGCGGTTTTCTTTTCTTCTTCGCTGCGACGGATAACGACGCGGTCATGCAGAGGACGAAGCTTCATTGTCGATCTCTCCTAATTGTGGTTTTCATCGGCCGGTGTAGTCCCGGCGGGTTTAACGAATCCGGCCTGCGCCGGTTGCGGCTCGTCGAGCGAACCGCGGAAGTCTGTCCGACTCAAAATGTCGGAAACCTTTCGGTGACCGATACATAAGGGCGCATAAGCTTATTACAAGGGCGGGGGCTAAAAAATTTTCACGCAGGCTGCATGAATTAGCCCCACAAACGAACACGGCACCCGAAGGTGCCGTGTCGATGCAGAAGTTACTTGGTGTCGCGGTGTTCGAATTCGCCTTCGATCACATCACCTTCGCGACCCAGCGGCTGGCGCGGTGCAGGACCGCCGCGAGGTTGCAGGTCATCGGCGAACGCTCGCTGGCGCATGGCCTGCTCTTCGGCGCGCTGGCGCATCTTGTTGGCGACCAGTCGACGACTGAACGGCAACAGCAGCACCAGACCGACCACATCGCTGATGAAGCCCGGCAGGATCAACAGGCCACCGGCCAGGGCCAGCATCAGGCCTTCGAGCATGGTTTGCGCAGGCAGTTCGCCGCGGTTCAGGCTTTCACGGGCACGGAGTGCGGTGGCCAGCCCGGCGACGCGCAGCACGAACACGCCGAACATCGAGCCGAGAATGATCAGCAGCAGGGCCGGGAAAAATCCGATCGATCCTGCCACTTTGACGAATACGAACAGCTCCAGCACCGGGAACAGCAGAAAGAGCAACAAAAAAGGGCGCATCAAAGTTTCCTCAACGCAAGAAATGCCTTGCAGTAAGCCTTAGATGACGTCGCCCTTTCGTGAATTCAAGCGTCGGCCACCGCATTTTTTGGCCAGACCTCGGCGTGAGCCAAAGAAACCAAGGCCTCGCGCACTTGTATCGGCGTATGACAAGGCGCTTGAAACGGCAGCCAGTACAGCGCTTGGCCGATGCGCAGGTGCATGCCTTCGGTGTCGATTCCGGCCAGTTGCGCCGGTACGGTTTTCGGCAGGCCGGCGAGGTCGACGTAATGGGCGATGGCCTTGGCGTGGTCGCTGTTCATGTGCTCGACCATGCTGATTTCGGCCTTGCCGGCGAACGGGTTGGCCAGGGTCAGGTGATCGACCCAGTGGATCGCGCCGAAGCCGCCGATGTAGCGATGACGCACGGGTTTGAGCACCCAGAAATCGAAATCGTGAGCCTTGTGGTAATTCTGGGAATCGGGGAAATAGCGGTAGTAGCGCTCGGCGGCGGCTTCGATGGCGGCAGCGGCTTCGAGTTTTTCCGCCTCGGCCAGATAGGTCAGGCGACCAACGGCTTGCACATCGTCGGCCTCGCGCTCACCCACCAGCAGCGAGCATTTCGGATCTTTCTGCAGGTTATGGGTGTGCTGGGCGATGCGGCTGATCAGGATCAGCGGCCGGCCCTGCTCGTCCAGGCAGTAGGGAACCACGGAGCCGAACGGAAAACCGGGCATCGATTTGGAGTGGGTCGACAGCACGCCACGGTATTCCTTGAGAAGCAATTCTCGGGCATTCTTAGCCGCTTCAACGCTCAATTTATGACTCCTTAAATAGAATCCGTCGAAAAAACGGACGGGCGCATGGGATTTGTCCCACACGCCATCGGGCAGTTCTCATGTGCAACAGGCCCCTGGCCGGTGCAGATCGAGAGGCTACCTATAAGGACCACTCTGACCTGCTCTCGGGGGCATGCGAATGCAACTCAACGACAAAGTAATCATTATCACTGGCGGTTGCCAAGGCTTGGGCCGCTCGATGGCCGAGTATTTCGCAGGCAAGGGCGCGAAGCTGGCACTGGTCGACCTGAACCAGGAAAAACTCGATGATGCCGTCGCGGCCTGCAAGGCCAAGGGCGTCGAGGCACGCAGCTATCTGTGCAACGTCGCCAACGAAGAGCAGGTGACGCACATGGTTGCTCAGGTCGCCGCCGACTTCGGCGCGATCCACGGCCTGATCAACAACGCCGGGATCCTGCGCGACGGCCTGCTGCTCAAGGTCAAGGACGGCGAGATGACCAAGATGAGCCTGGCCCAGTGGCAGGCGGTGATCGACGTCAACCTGACCGGCGTGTTCCTCTGCACCCGTGAAGTGGCGGCGAAAATGGTCGAGCTGAAGAACAGCGGCGCGATCATCAACATCTCGTCGATCTCCCGCGCGGGCAACGTCGGCCAGACCAACTACTCCGCCGCCAAGGCCGGTGTGGCAGCAGCGACCGTGACCTGGGCCAAGGAACTGGCGCGCTACGGCATTCGCGTGGCGGGCATTGCTCCGGGCTTCATCGAAACCGAGATGACCCTGGGCATGAAACCCGAAGCGCTGGAGAAAATGACTTCGGGCATTCCACTCAAGCGCATGGGCAAGCCGGAAGAGATCGCCCATTCGGCGGCGTACATCTTCGAGAACGACTACTACACCGGCCGGATTCTGGAGATGGATGGCGGGTTGCGCATTTAAGGCTTACCAAAAATCACTGTGGGAGCGACGGTTCGACGCTTCGACTTGCTCGCGAATGCGTTGGATCAGACAACTGATAGGTTGAATGACACACCGCGTTCGCGAGCAAGCTCGCTCCCACAGTTTTTTTCAGCGGCGCGGCAAAATCAATCGTCGCTGATGGTGATGTTCGGCATCGCCGGCGATGCCGCTTCCTGCAACACGATCCGCGCGCCGACGTGGCGGGCCAGTTCCTGATAGACCATGGCGATCTGGCTGTCCGGCTCGGAAATCACCGTCGGCTTGCCACCATCGGCCTGTTCGCGGATCAGCATCGACAGCGGCAACGAGGCCAGCAGTTCGACGCCGAACTGGGTCGCCAGTTTCTCGCCACCGCCCTCACCGAACAGATGCTCGGCGTGCCCGCAGTTCGAGCAGATGTGCACGGCCATGTTTTCCACCACGCCCAGTACCGGGATGTTGACCTTGCGGAACATCTCCACGCCTTTGCGCGCATCGAGCAGCGCCAGATCCTGTGGCGTGGTGACGATCACGGCGCCGGCCACCGGGACTTTCTGCGCCAGGGTCAGCTGAATGTCGCCGGTGCCTGGCGGCATGTCGATCACCAGATAATCCAGGTCGCCCCAAGCGGTTTGCGTCACCAGTTGCAGCAGCGCGCCGGAGACCATCGGCCCGCGCCAGACCATCGGCGTGTTGTCGTCGGTCAGGAACGCCATCGACATCACTTCGACACCGTGGGCCTGCAGCGGCACGAACCATTTCTGATCCTTGACCTGCGGGCGGGTGCCCTCGGGAATGCCGAACATGATGCCCTGGCTCGGGCCGTAGATATCGGCATCGAGAATCCCGACCTTCGCGCCTTCACGGGCCAGTGCCAGCGCCAGGTTGGCGGCGGTGGTGGATTTGCCCACACCGCCCTTGCCCGACGCCACGGCGACCACGTTCTTCACGTTGGCCAGCCCCGGAATCTGCGCCTGGGCCTTGTGCGCGGCGATCACACTGTTGACCTCGACCCTAGCAGTCACCACACCGTCGAGGTTTTCGATGGCCAGTTGCAGCAGTTGCGCCCAGCCGCTTTTAAACAGACCGGCGGCATAGCCGATTTCCAGCTGCACATTGACACGATCACCGGTGATTTCGATGTTGCGCACGCAACCGGCGCTGACCGGATCCTGGTTCAGGTAAGGGTCGGTGTATTGGCTGAGGACGGCTTCCACCGCTGCGCGAGTGACGGCGCTCATGGGCAACTCCGATAACAAGACTGGGAAAAGATGGCGGGTATCCTACCCCTTCTGTCCTCCGGACGGCATGTCCGGCAACGATTTGCAGAGGTGAAATATCTTTCCCGGCGCTTTATAGTGGCCGACCTCCGTTTCATCAAGTAGCGAAGCCCCACATGTCCGAACCACGCAAGATTCTCGTCACCAGCGCCCTGCCCTACGCCAACGGTTCGATCCACCTTGGCCATATGCTGGAATACATCCAGACCGATATGTGGGTGCGCTTCCAGAAGCATCGCGGCAATCAGTGCATCTATGTCTGCGCCGACGACGCCCACGGTTCGGCGATCATGCTGCGCGCGGAAAAGGAAGGCATCACCCCGGAACAACTGATCGCCAACGTCCAGGCCGAACACAGCGCCGACTTTGCCGAGTTCCTGGTGGACTTCGACAACTTCCACTCCACTCACGCCGAAGAAAACCGTGAGCTGTCGAGCCAGATCTACCTGAAGCTGCGTGACGCCGGACACATCGCCCAACGTTCGATCACCCAGTATTTCGACCCGGAAAAGAAAATGTTCCTGGCCGACCGCTTCATCAAGGGCACCTGCCCGAAGTGCGGCACCGAAGACCAGTACGGCGACAACTGCGAAAAATGCGGTGCGACCTACGCGCCGACCGACCTGAAGGATCCGAAGTCGGCAATCTCCGGCGCCACCCCGGTGCTCAAGGATTCCCAGCACTTCTTCTTCAAGCTGCCGGACTTCCAGGAAATGCTGCAGGCCTGGACCCGCAGCGGCACCCTGCAGGACGCCGTCGCCAACAAGATCGCCGAATGGCTGGACGCCGGCCTGCAACAGTGGGACATCTCCCGCGATGCGCCGTACTTCGGTTTCGAGATCCCGGGCGAGCCAGGCAAATATTTCTACGTGTGGCTGGACGCGCCGATCGGCTACATGGCCAGCTTCAAGAACCTGTGCAACCGCACGCCGGAGCTGGACTTCGACGCGTTCTGGGGCAAGGACTCCTCCGCCGAGCTGTACCACTTCATCGGCAAGGACATCGTCAACTTCCACGCCCTGTTCTGGCCGGCGATGCTCGAAGGCGCGGGTTTCCGCAAGCCGACCGGGATCAACGTACACGGCTACCTGACCGTCAACGGTCAGAAGATGTCCAAGTCCCGCGGCACCTTCATCAAGGCCCGTACCTACCTGGATCACCTGTCGCCGGAATACCTGCGCTATTACTACGCGGCCAAACTGGGCCGTGGCGTGGACGACCTCGACCTGAACCTCGAAGACTTCGTGCAGAAGGTCAACTCCGACCTGGTCGGCAAAGTCGTCAACATCGCCAGCCGTTGCGCCGGTTTCATCCAGAAGGGCAACGCCGGCCTGCTGGTGGACACCAACGCCGCGCCGGAACTGACCGAAGCGTTCCTGGCCGCTGCGCCGAGCATCGCCGACGCCTATGAGGCCCGCGATTTCGCCCGTGCCATGCGCGAAACCATGGCTTTGGCCGACCGCGCCAACGCCTGGATCGCTGACAAGGCGCCATGGTCGCTGAACAAGCAGGAAGGCAAGCAGGATGAAGTCCAGGCGGTCTGCGCCACGGCGATCAACCTGTTCCGCCAGCTGGTGATCTTCCTCAAACCGGTGCTGCCAGTGCTGGCCGCCGATGCCGAGGCGTTCCTCAACGTCGCCCCGCTGACCTGGAACGACCACACCACCCTGCTGGCCAACCACCAGTTGAACGAATTCAAACCGTTGATGACCCGCATCGACCCGGTAAAAGTGCAAGCCATGACCGACGCCTCGAAAGAAGACCTGACCGCCAGCCAGACCGACACCGGCGCCGCTGCGCCGGCCGGCAAAGGCGAACTGGCCAAGGATCCGCTGTCGCCGGAAATCGACTTCGACACCTTCGCCGCCGTCGACCTGCGCGTCGCGCTGATCGTCAAGGCCGAACACGTTGAAGGTGCGGACAAGTTGCTGCGTCTGACCCTGGATATCGGTGACGAACAACGCAACGTGTTCTCGGGGATCAAGAGCGCTTACCCGGATCCGTCGAAGCTCGACGGTCGTCTGACCATGATGATCGCCAACCTCAAGCCACGGAAAATGAAGTTCGGCATCTCCGAAGGCATGGTGATGGCGGCCGGCCCTGGCGGTGAAGAAATCTACCTGCTGAGCCCGGACAGCGGCGCCAAGCCGGGTCAGCGCATCAAGTAAGGTTCTGCCCTGACTGATCCCACAGGCGTGCTCCGTGCGCCTGTGGGATTTTTCATATCTGGCCCGCGCTCCACGGCTGCCGGATAATGCCTAACCTTAAGTGACACACGCCCGTTCCTGCCGGCAGAACCATGACCGAACTCGTGCTTACGCTCTTCAGTGCTGCGCTGATCAACAACTTCGTGTTGCACTGGCCGCTGGGCGTCGATCCGCTGCTGGCGGGCGAACGCCGTCAGGTGCATGCACTAGGGCTGGCGACGTTGTGTCTGATGCTGATTGTCGGCGTGACGGGTTATGCGATCTGGCATTGGCTGCTGGTGCCGTTGCAACTGGAATTCCTGCGGCTGTTTGTGTTTCTGCCGTTGAGCGTCCTGCTGATCACGCCGTTGCTGAAGCTGTTGGCGCATTGGCGGCCCACGCTGCCATTCGACGGCTTGTGGCCGCTGCTGCTGGGCAATGCCGGTGTGCTGGGGCTGACGCTGATCAACGCGCAAACGGATAAAGGCCTGTTTCATGCGATTGCGTTGAGCCTGGGCGCCGGTCTGGGTTTCTGGCTGGTGTTGAGCCTGTTCAGCGATTTGCGTGAGCGCACGGCCGACAACGATATTCCCCTGCCCTTTCGTGGCCTGCCGATCCTGTTGATCGGCGCCGGACTGATGGCCGTGGCTTTTCTCGGATTCAGTGGACTGATCAAAACATGAGTCTGATTCAACGGATCGATGCCTTGCTGCCGCAGACCCAATGCGGCAAGTGCGGCCATCCCGGATGCAAACCCTATGCTGAAGGCATCGCCGACGGCGAGCCGATCAACAAGTGCCCGCCGGGTGGCGACGAAACCATCGCGGCACTGGCCGAACTGTTGAAAATCCCGGTGCTGGAGCTGGACATCAGCCGCGGTTCGGCGCCGCCGCAAGTGGCCTACATCCGTGAGGCCGAATGTATCGGCTGCACCAAGTGCATCCAGGCCTGCCCGATCGACGCCATTGTCGGCGCGGCGAAGCTGATGCACACGGTCATCATCGACGAATGCACCGGTTGCGATCTGTGCGTGGCGCCCTGCCCGGTCGATTGCATCGAGATGCATCCGCTGCCGCCGGGCACGCTGCCGGTGGTCAGTGGTCTGGCCACAAGCCTTGAAGAACAGCAGGCCCGCGCAACCAAACGCGATCACGCCCGCCAGCGTTTCGAACGGCGCAATGCTCGCCTGCAACGCGAAGAACAGCAGAAGCAGGCCGAACGCGAGGCCCGGGCGCAGCGCGCGGCACAGGTAGAAGTCGCCGCCACCTCGCTCGATCCGGTGCAGGCGGCGCTGGAACGGGTGCGTGCGCAAAAAGCCGCCACCGCCGATGCCGCGCTGAAAAAGGCCAAGATCGACGTGGCCATGAGTCGGGCGCAGTTGAACAAGTCGCTCAAGGCATTCGGTCATCCGCCGACCTTCGATCAACAATCGCAACTGATCGTCCTGCAGCAGCAGTTCGAAGCGGCCGAACAGGCACTGGCGAAGCTGGAAAGCAGCGCGACACCTGCGCCGGTCGTGGCCGCCCCGGCAAAGGACGCCGATTTGAAAAGGGCGAAAATCCAGTTGGCGATGCGCCGCGCCGAGCTGAAAAAGGCACAAAACGCAGAGGCCCCGCCAGCCGAGATCGCCGCGCTGGAGCAAGCGCTGCGTGACGCCGAACAGGCGCTGCACAGCGCCGAAGCCGCCAGCGATCAACCGGCGCCCGAGCTTGTGCGTGTCGAGAAACGTCCGATCAACGACCAGCTTCGCCAGCTGAAAACCGAACTGGCTTACGCTCGCGCCGACCTGAACAAACTGCAACGACGCGACGGCACGCCCGCCGACATCCTCGAAAAAGCCCGTGCCCGCCTGCAAGAAGCGGAGCGGCAGGTACAAGCCCATGTCATCGATTGAGACCAGAGACGAACGCCTGCAACAGGCAATGAAGCTGGTTTTACTGGCGACATTGCCGGGATTGCTGGCGTTGTTCTGGTTTTATGGTTGGGGCGTGTTGATCAACCTGCTCCTGTCCATCGTCTCAGCCTTGAGCGTCGAAGCCACCGTGACTCATCTGCGCCGGCAACCGCTGCAAGCCACCTTGACCGATGGCAGCGCGGTGGTCAGCGCCACACTGCTGGCAATCGCCCTGCCGCCTTACTGCCCGTGGTGGCTGACGGTCACGGCGATCGCCTCGGGGCTGCTGCTGGGCAAACATCTGTACGGTGGTGTTGGCCGAAATCCGTTCAATCCGGCCATGCTCGGCTTCGCGCTGGCCATGGTGATGTTCCCGCAACCGATGACCCATTGGCCGGCCCACGGCATGGATCTGGCGGCGGCTTTTGGCCAGGTGTTCAATCTTGGCTCACAGCCGGATGGCTGGGTTCAGGCCACTGCGCTGGACAGTCTGCGCATCAATAAAAGCCTGACCATGGACGAACTGTTTGCCGGCAATCCGGCATTCGGTCGCTTTGGCGGGCACGGCGTTGAATGGGTGAACCTGGCGTTCCTCGCCGGCGGGTTGTTGCTGTTGCAGCGTCGGGTGTTTGGCTG is a window from the Pseudomonas gozinkensis genome containing:
- a CDS encoding LTA synthase family protein; the protein is MDFFKTAPVRFLLLVTGAWLVVFLLTRTVLLLTHLDEAGGVALSMFGIGLLYDLGFLAYAALPLGLYLLLCPPALWRRRGHRWFLQGLLTVSLFAMLFTSVAEWLFWDEFGVRFNFIAVDYLVYSDEVLNNVLESYPIGTLLSILALLAVALSFALRKPFNAALDAPLPPLRGRLLNAFGLLVVAGLSLQLLSQDAPRAQGGNAYQNELASNGPYQFFAAFRNNELDYGQFYSSLSPEKVASQIRAELSEPNARFIGQDPQDIRRVIDNPGTVRKPNIVLVTIESLSAKYLGSNGDERNLTPNLDALRKQSLYFNNFYATGTRTDRGLEAITLAIPPTPGRSIVKRIGRESGFASLGQQLSAVGYDSVFVYGGRGYFDNMNAFFSGNGYRVVDQSSVDESEIHFKNAWGMADEDLYKQTLKLADADYARQQPFLLQLMTTSNHRPYTYPDNRIDIKSGNGRDGAVKYTDYAIGQFLEQARQKPWFDNTIFIFVADHTAGSAGKEDLPISNYQIPLFIYAPKLIEPRENAQLASQIDLAPTLLGLLNLDYQSTFFGRNLLQDNPLPPRVVVGNYQHLGLFDGKDLAILSPRQGLRRHDDALTESRESKAGSDDPLISRAITYYQTASYGFKQQLLGWKAPKEGAEQVSER
- a CDS encoding phosphatase PAP2 family protein — its product is MSSSVVRPAPRPLNVWLCLGIPAVAAVILVLLELTDLDMDLARLFYDPAAGDFIGRHSYFLENILHDRAKQVVIAFSVFAILGFIGAFFIDRLKPFKRELGCLVLSLGLATSFVTPVKAVTAVQCPWSLEQFGGHETYSKLLDHRPPTDKPGRCWPGGHAATGFTLFALFFVLRDRRPRLARQAFIFAFALGSVFSISRMMQGAHFFSHNVWTAIFCWLICLGSYYFVLYRPALKSQAIVKAQPIGV
- the groL gene encoding chaperonin GroEL (60 kDa chaperone family; promotes refolding of misfolded polypeptides especially under stressful conditions; forms two stacked rings of heptamers to form a barrel-shaped 14mer; ends can be capped by GroES; misfolded proteins enter the barrel where they are refolded when GroES binds); translated protein: MAAKEVKFGDSARKKMLVGVNVLADAVKATLGPKGRNVILEKSFGAPTITKDGVSVAKEIELEDRFENMGAQLVKDVASRANDDAGDGTTTATVLAQSIVNEGLKAVAAGMNPMDLKRGIDKATIAVVAELKKLSAPCTDTKAIAQVGTISANSDNSIGDIIAEAMEKVGKEGVITVEEGSGLENELSVVEGMQFDRGYLSPYFVNKPETMVAELEGALILLVDKKISNIREMLPVLEAVAKAGRPLLIVAEDVEGEALATLVVNNMRGIVKVAAVKAPGFGDRRKAMLQDIAVLTGGTVISEEIGLSLESTTLEHLGSAKRVTLSKENTIIVDGAGVEGDIQARIAQIRAQVAETSSDYDREKLQERLAKLSGGVAVIKVGAGSEVEMKEKKARVEDALHATRAAVEEGVVPGGGVALIRALNAIVNLKGDNADQDVGIAVLRRAVEAPLRQIAANSGDEPSVVVNEVKNGKGNFGYNAATGEYGDMIEMGILDPTKVTRSALQAASSIGGLILTTEAAVADAPKKEGAAGGGMPDMGGMGGMGGMM
- a CDS encoding co-chaperone GroES, yielding MKLRPLHDRVVIRRSEEEKKTAGGIVLPGSAAEKANHGVIVAAGPGKTLENGEVRALAVKVGDKVVFGPYSGSNTVKVDGEDLLVMAENEILAVLEG
- a CDS encoding FxsA family protein, with translation MRPFLLLFLLFPVLELFVFVKVAGSIGFFPALLLIILGSMFGVFVLRVAGLATALRARESLNRGELPAQTMLEGLMLALAGGLLILPGFISDVVGLVLLLPFSRRLVANKMRQRAEEQAMRQRAFADDLQPRGGPAPRQPLGREGDVIEGEFEHRDTK